GGATTCCAAACCGCGAAACCGCATCTTGAGGAATACGTCGCCGCCCAGAAATCGTATCGCAAGAACAAATACAGTTTCGATGCGGAGACGGTGGAGCGAATCGATCGCGAGTGGCGAACCGTGCTCGACCGCTGGAACTACGAACGCCCCAACGTCACTCACCCGTCGCTGTAACACGAGAGTGTGCCAAGGCGGGTAATTACGATTCGAACAACGCTTCCCACAACGGCGGACCGAGGAGGAACAACCCGACGACCACCGCCGTCACCGAGACCGTTAGCACCGCGGCGGCGGCGACGTCTTTGGCGATTTTCGCGAGCGGGTGAAACTCCGGCGAGACGAGATCGACCACCGCTTCCACCACGGTGTTAATCAACTCCGCTGCCAACACCAAGCCGATGAGCAGCACCAGCACCGCCCACGCAAAGCGAGAGACGTGCAGCCACGTGGCCAATGTCATCACAATGGCAGCGGCACCGAAGTGAATTCGCAAGTTGCGTTGGGTCCGCAACGCATACCACATGCCCTCGGCGGCAAATCGAAAGCTGTGCCAAAGCGAAGGGGCGCGGCTGATGTGTGGCGATTCGTCCGCTGGCGGTTCGGCATCCATGAGTTCCGGTCTCACTCCGTGCGGTAGTTTTCCATTGTCGATCGTCAAAACGGCCCCAAACGTGGCGGCAACGGATCCATTGTGAACACGCTCGCGTCGAAAGCAGCTTGAAGCATCCTGAGTTTTCGATCAGATTCGGTCGGTTCATCCCATAGGTTCACGAACTCGTCGGGATCGGCCCGCAAATCATAGAGTTCCCCTACCGGCTGTCCATGATGCACAACGATTTTCTCGTCTCGCGTCCGCAGCATTGTCGAATATGCGTCAGCGTGAGTCCAGGCATTGTAGTACTCGGAGAACACGAATTCCCGATGCGAATGCGGGTCGGCTTCTCCACGGAGAATTGGCAACAACGACCGCCCTTGAATCCCCAATTCGATCGGTATGCCGGCGGATTCCAGCAGCGTCGGCGCGAGATCGACCAACTCCACGAGGGCATCGCTTCGTAAACCGGCCTGGAACCGTTCCGGCCAAGACATCACCAACGGCACGCGAACCGCTTCGTCGTAAAAATGCGGCCCCTTCAAAAGCAAACCATGATCGCCCAGCATCTCGCCATGATCGGACATGAAGATCACCAGCGTATCGCGTCGTTGCCCAGTTTGTTCGAGAGCCGTCAGAATGCGGCCGAATTCGTGGTCGATGTGTTCGATCATCGCATAATACGCCGCCACGACTTCGCGGGCTTCGTCATCGGTCATGTCCGCCGTCGGATACGAACCCGGCTCGTTATGAGCATGAGCGTGATCGAGTTGTTGAAACTTCGGTTTGCCGTCGAGTTCCCCCGCTTGAAACTTCGGCAGTGGCATGTCTTGGGGATCGTAGCGGTCCAAGTATTCGCCGGGCGGATCGAACGGATGATGCGGCGCGAAACAATTCACGCTGAACATCCATGGTTGATCGGTGGCGGCTTGAGCCTCGATGAACTCAATCGCCATCTCGGCACACCACGTCGTTTGATGCCACTTCGCCGGCACACCTCGTTTGACGAATCGCGTGGACGGACCGTCGTAAAGTTTCTCCCAACTCTGGCCGTGTCGAGATAACCATTGCGTGTAGGCGTTTTCCGGCCAATCGGGTTGCGGATGATGACTCCAGTGAAAGACCGAATAACCATCGTCGATCCGCTGTTCGACTTGCCCGTTCGCACAGGACCCAAGATGCAACTTCCCCGCCAAACCGCAAACGTAACCGCCGTCCGCGAGCATTCGCGGCACAAGCCGTTCGGTCGGTGGAATGCCCTGCCCGTTCTGGCGACAACGCGTCGTGCGGGGATACCGCCCGGTCAGCATGGAAGCCCGGCTTGGCGTGCAAACCGGGCTTTGAGCATACGCTTCCGTGAAGCTCACGCCTTCGGAGACCAAACGATCCACGTTCGGCGTGCGAATTAACGAATTCCCGAGTGCCGCAATTGTGTCGGCCCGTTGTTGGTCGGTGCAGAACCAAAGAATATTCGGACGAGACATAACGGCATCCATGTCGATCGAGCGTCGGGGGGGCTATTTTTCAGTCTTTGGAATCAGCAATTCCGGTTTCTTCAGATGGAGATAGTGTCCGTGATCGGCGGTGACGATGAGAACCGACTCGTCCCAACTGCTGTTCTTCTCGACCCACTCGGTGATCGTCCGGACGGCGTCGTCACCACTGAAGACAGCACCGATGGAGTTGTCCAAGTTATTGTCGTGATTGGCCCAGTCGACATCGCCGGCTTCGACCAGCATCCAGAACGGTTTGTCGTCAGCCGAAATCACGGCCAGGGCGGTTTCGGTCATCTCAGACAGAGTTGGTTGGCTGCGAACTTCATCAGCGGAGTACTTTTCTTGTTTCTTCGTGGTCCCCGGTGACGGATTGAATTTGCCATCGGCAGTTTGGAATGGTAGATGGGCATAACCGGTCCCGAAGAATCCGAACAAACGATGACCGTCCGTGATGGCCTTTTGAGCCGCTTCGGCGAGAACCTCTTTACCCGTCTTGTCTTTTTGCGGCGATGCGACAACGTACTTGCCACCATTCTCGACATTGACGGCTTTCCAATCCGCATCGGTGAGGTACCGATTTCCCGGTACGAAGTTTTTGCCCTGTGCGCGGTCGGTTGAAGTCTTCACCCCGTACCCCGCACCGATGAGCACATCCACACCAGAAAGCGGTTGATCCGGGTGGGCAATCGAAGGCAACCCGAGTAAGTCACGGCTGAGATCCTGGTAGTCGTTGCGAGTGACATTATGAGAATACGCCGACGCGGGAGTGGCATGACTGATCGGCACGCTCGTCACCACGCCGATTCGGTAGTCTTCTTGCTGAGCGGCATGAGCAATCGACGTGATTTGAAACCCCGTACGATCCACCCCGATCGAACCATTGTAGGTTTTGCTTCCCGTGGTCATCGCGGTCGCGGTCGCTGCGGAATCTGGGACGGCGTGCTTTCCGGGGGCTTTCTTCGACGACTTGCCAATGAGGTAAGGCAAATCGTCCGGTTGCGACCACGGGTTCGATCCCCCGCGTTTCGCATCGTATCCGCCGAACGTGCCCGCCAACCCGTCGGCGGTTTGCTGATCGACATCAATCTGAGCCCGTTGGGCAACGGGAGTCGTGACCATCGCACCAAACTGAGTCGTGCCGCCTGCGGTGGCGTCTTGAAAATGCAGTCCACTGCCCCGACCGGAGGTGTATCCGACTTTGCCAGTCTTGTAGATCGCAGCCGCCTGCGTGGTTTGCCAATCCATGCCATCGAAGACTACTAAGAAGATGTGCTTCTTCCCGGCCTTGAGAGCAGCCGTTTGGATGTCCCCAATGTTCGATTGATCGAGGTATTCCGCGGCATCGTTAAGCGTATCGGTCGGCGTGTGACCGTAAATCCGGCTGAGTTTCGCCTCGTCTCGGTAGGGGCTGTTTTTGCCGGTGTAGCTGGTTAGGTCGATCCCCTCACCAGCTCCACGAGTGCCGAAGGTGTAAACCGGAATCAGTCG
This region of Thalassoroseus pseudoceratinae genomic DNA includes:
- a CDS encoding alkaline phosphatase, coding for MPTAQSLRTPSDNSTRSGYWLQLLIPAVVFGWAPLVMADDADHLNQLQTEAVKEKFSPAAFWGTDDSIYSNWYSHSNRLIPVYTFGTRGAGEGIDLTSYTGKNSPYRDEAKLSRIYGHTPTDTLNDAAEYLDQSNIGDIQTAALKAGKKHIFLVVFDGMDWQTTQAAAIYKTGKVGYTSGRGSGLHFQDATAGGTTQFGAMVTTPVAQRAQIDVDQQTADGLAGTFGGYDAKRGGSNPWSQPDDLPYLIGKSSKKAPGKHAVPDSAATATAMTTGSKTYNGSIGVDRTGFQITSIAHAAQQEDYRIGVVTSVPISHATPASAYSHNVTRNDYQDLSRDLLGLPSIAHPDQPLSGVDVLIGAGYGVKTSTDRAQGKNFVPGNRYLTDADWKAVNVENGGKYVVASPQKDKTGKEVLAEAAQKAITDGHRLFGFFGTGYAHLPFQTADGKFNPSPGTTKKQEKYSADEVRSQPTLSEMTETALAVISADDKPFWMLVEAGDVDWANHDNNLDNSIGAVFSGDDAVRTITEWVEKNSSWDESVLIVTADHGHYLHLKKPELLIPKTEK
- a CDS encoding sulfatase family protein; protein product: MSRPNILWFCTDQQRADTIAALGNSLIRTPNVDRLVSEGVSFTEAYAQSPVCTPSRASMLTGRYPRTTRCRQNGQGIPPTERLVPRMLADGGYVCGLAGKLHLGSCANGQVEQRIDDGYSVFHWSHHPQPDWPENAYTQWLSRHGQSWEKLYDGPSTRFVKRGVPAKWHQTTWCAEMAIEFIEAQAATDQPWMFSVNCFAPHHPFDPPGEYLDRYDPQDMPLPKFQAGELDGKPKFQQLDHAHAHNEPGSYPTADMTDDEAREVVAAYYAMIEHIDHEFGRILTALEQTGQRRDTLVIFMSDHGEMLGDHGLLLKGPHFYDEAVRVPLVMSWPERFQAGLRSDALVELVDLAPTLLESAGIPIELGIQGRSLLPILRGEADPHSHREFVFSEYYNAWTHADAYSTMLRTRDEKIVVHHGQPVGELYDLRADPDEFVNLWDEPTESDRKLRMLQAAFDASVFTMDPLPPRLGPF
- a CDS encoding diacylglycerol kinase family protein; amino-acid sequence: MDAEPPADESPHISRAPSLWHSFRFAAEGMWYALRTQRNLRIHFGAAAIVMTLATWLHVSRFAWAVLVLLIGLVLAAELINTVVEAVVDLVSPEFHPLAKIAKDVAAAAVLTVSVTAVVVGLFLLGPPLWEALFES